The window CACGAAGCAGCTTTCGTTTTTTGCCTGATTCGCTCATCTTCGTCCCCTTACCTAATTTATCTTCTCCACCAATCGTACTTAAAGCCGTTGCTGCGCGCCACGAAAGTTTTAAGGATACCGATATACCTTTATTCCATAATAGTCCGATGCTCGGATGGAATGGAAGTGGGAGGGTAAAATGGTAGTAACCGCAAAAGTGAGGTTCGTAACCGGAGAGACAGAAACATACAAGGATTGCATAATCGATAAGAAGAATCGGATAGTTAGTATACAAGGCAAAGGGAAATTGCATCAACTCGGCGAGATAGGGTTTATTCCGTTCGAAGCGATACTATCCGTGGAATACGATTAGACGCAATCACGTTTTTGCCTTTCAGGAAAAAGCAGTCGTGCATTTTCGTCAACAGCAAAGATGGAAGAATTGATCACCTTTTATTCTGAGAATCAGAAGATATTCGGAAACCTGCATCTACCGTACGCAAAAGCGCCCTGTGTCATCGCGTTGCATGGCTTAGAGAGTAGTAAGGATAGCGGTAAATGGCCCATCATAGCCGCGAGACTTACTGCGGAAGGCTACGCATGCTTGCGATTCAATTTTCGGGGCTGCGGGAGCGGGTCAGAAAAAAGCGAGGGGGAGTTTGAGGAGGTAAGCCTGACGGGGAGAATAAGAGATTACAACTGTGCTTTACGATTTCTAGAAGAAACAGGCAAGGTTGATATGCGCAGAGTGGGCGTTATTGGTTCTAGTTTTGGCGGAATGGTCGCCGTAGCGGTCCCGGATAACAGAATCAAAGCCATGGTAAGTCTAGCCACTCCGTACACGATACTTCAGATCCCCGCAGGGAGCCGATTTAAAAAAGGATTCTACGACGATCTGCGGGCCTATGATCTGCTAAAAGCTGTACGCGGTGCGCCGCCCATCCTCATTCTGCACGGCAGCTCGGATTTAGTTGTTCCGCCCGAGCATGCACAGAAGCTCTATGAGGCTGCACCGGAACCAAAACGACTGGAGATCGTAGAAGATGCAGACCATGTGTTTTCTCAGCGTGAGCACTT of the Methanomicrobia archaeon genome contains:
- a CDS encoding alpha/beta fold hydrolase, which translates into the protein MEELITFYSENQKIFGNLHLPYAKAPCVIALHGLESSKDSGKWPIIAARLTAEGYACLRFNFRGCGSGSEKSEGEFEEVSLTGRIRDYNCALRFLEETGKVDMRRVGVIGSSFGGMVAVAVPDNRIKAMVSLATPYTILQIPAGSRFKKGFYDDLRAYDLLKAVRGAPPILILHGSSDLVVPPEHAQKLYEAAPEPKRLEIVEDADHVFSQREHLDLVINLSLEWFKTYLIYSQKPNNSYLTPSPRNRSIQPCAKLSRD